The sequence gttggcccagggacccccggtctcgaaacgccgacaagtctgTATCAGCATTTATTTATTAAAATTTACTTATCTAAGCAACTGAAATGACAATGGCTACAACATCAATATTTGCCATGGTTCAAGAAAACGAACAGCCGAGTACTCagattattaaaaaagaaaaatgATAATGAAGTATAATATTTGGTTGAAATGCAATCAAAATAGTTTTTAACTTTTAAGTCATTATGAGATGCAGCAGGTTAGGAGAcaactaaggccttgttcgtttttgtcggattggtgggtcggaatgaTTTCtagccggattgcttctctaatttatataaactttgattagctaaaACGATTCTGGGTACAATCCGATGTAAATGAACAACGCCTAACACATACAAACAACTGATTTCTTTAATATAATAAAACAGGCATGTGCATAATGAATGTGCCTCATGCTGTCATTTCAGCTTGAATACGAGGGTACTAAAGGACACTGAATCCACGCCCCACTCGATTCACACGTGCTTAAGTGCTACTACCAGCGTTGCCCATGCTGCGACCTTCCGGGTTCGTGGCTTAATGGGCGGAAGACCTGCTGCGAGGCGATCGAACGGTCCATACCGTGTTCACGTCAGATCCAACAATTAGCGGGCTAACGGGTTACGTGGGCTATCAGGTCCCCGCCTTTTAAAGCTCACGATAGAGATACGCACATCATGAGGACGATCTCAGCCGTCCACCCGCCCTGGACCCTGAGATCCGACGGCGCCGATCGGCCACCCGGCTCTCTCATCTCCCCAAAGTCCCAAACGCCTCGCCTCGCCGTCGTCGTCCACTCGTTCGTCGCTGCTCCCTCCTCCACCACCTTCCAGTCCTGTCCAGTGCCGCCGCCTTGCCCTGCCCTCCCCTCCCTTCCCCCGATTACCCTCGCGGTTGACCTCGCCAATCCGGTCCCGCCTCCGTATAAATCCGCCCTTCTCGCCCCCGCTCCGACCACAAACCCTAGCGGCGCGCCCCGGCATGGGCTAGGGTTCCCGCGGCGATGGAGTGGGACAGCGATTCTGACGGCGGCgatgacgaggaggaagaagaggtCCGCCCCGGGGGTGGGGACGCGGGCCCGGGGTTCTCGCTGGCCATCGAGGGCGTGCTGGGCGCGTGCGGCATGGTGGTCTCCGACGCGCTCGAGCCCGACTTCCCCATCATCTACGTCAACCGCGGGTTCGAGAGCTCCACTGGATACAGCGCCGAGGAGGTGCTTGGGAGGAACTGGTGAGCCGACTGACCTGCCGGCTCCTGTTTCGATTCGATAACCACGGGGTGGGGGATTTGTTCGTTGCTAGAGGAGGCGCTTGGGGCGCGTGATTCACCACGGGAGGTTTTTATAGCGTGTTTGGTTCATGGAATGACACCGGGGGGAGTCATCCGAACCTCGGTGGGTTGTTTGTTTTGGCAAGGGGAACCAACGCATCCGCCATGAGATCGCACCCTCCGCCAGTATATTCACGGCATCTACTCGTTCCTCTTGAAATAGTCGGTCGAACACATGCTGGACGCACTGATGCCAGACGGGGTCATTCCCCAAACCAAACAGCCTATGTGCTTGTTGCTGTTTCGTGGTGACTTCAGCAGTATTCCGTAGCTCATAGCTAATATTTGGGTCTGGAATGGCTGTCTCGAATCAAATCGTGGTGCTATTTAGCTGCTTTGCTAGGTTAAATTGCTAAAATGCAGTTTTATTTCTTTTCTGGTGTTATTAGTTTAAGCTTTCTGAACCATGATTAATCAAGGTTTCCATTTGCATGAATTACTGCAGCAACCATAGTCAAGATGGTGTTTGGTGTATATGACATGTTGCTTCTAGATTCTCCTTAGAGAGTGTGGTTTCCAAAAAATGGTTGGCCCAAATCGATTTTATAACTCCTAATCCATCAAATTGTTTGCTAGGGAGTGGGAATCTAAGATGAAAACAATTTATTTACCTCTTGAAATTTTATCCTAGCATAAGTAGCAAGGGAGAATATTTTAAGGATGTTTACACTTCTTCACAGTTTGACATACACAAAGATTTAACCTTATGGAAAACAGCTATTCtcatgaccaaaccttgatttgtagcttctgttgggtttcaactctagcctaccccaacttgcttggggcTAAAAGGCTTTTTTGTTTTGTTGTTATTGTACACTTCTTCACACCATTTGGAAGGAAAATGATCTATTTGCAGCCTAGAACGATGTTTCACATGAGTCAAGTATCCCTTGAGAATTGATGGAGCTGGTTTATTTTTCTTGAACAGTGTGGATTCAATCGTTTACTGAAGCTAGTTTCTAAAATATTTGTATAGTTCAGTCTGGCGGTGACAAATCACATACGTTGATGATATGTTCCTTTCCATACATGTTTCATCTTCTGGCTCCAATTTGCACACTTCCTCTTAATCTGCAGATTGCTATTGTAAAAATTTTATTGGTCTTTTAGAACCACTCAGTTTGCAGAGTGATATGTAAAGGGCAGGCTTGATGCAGTTGTAAGAGGTGTCTCACTGAGTGAGGCTCGCCTTGGTTTATCTTCCCTAGAGCCACTCATGTCAGAGCCTCCGGCACTGGCTCTGCCCTTTTTTAGAACCACTCAGCATGCTGGCCAGCCTACTTATGCTTTCGTTCTCGATTCCCATAAAGGGGTTAACACAGGGTTGCTCAGTTGGTGTTATAGAATCTACTCTAGAAGACTTGTATGTTGGTCCAACTCACCCTCAGCCTCAACTACCTAGGTGGGACTAAACCCCACAATCTCACAAACACACACATGTGCCACAATGGAACAAATTTAAATAAATTTGGCCAGATGTCTCAAGAAAGATTTAGTAATACCTGGCCGGCACGATGGTCAAGGTTGTTGACGGCATCAGCAAAAGCAGAATCCTACTCTTTTACCTTAGAAAAGAAGTTATGTGCTGACCACAATATATTACCAGTGGTAGACTGGTACTGGTAACTAAGTTCTTTTACCGTCTGTTTGGCTAGCTGCACCTGCACCCGTGGATCTTCAAAGCATGTCGTGTTTGGTTGAGTGACTTGTGCATCCAAGCCGAGCGCATGGAAATTCAGAGGTCGGGCCAGGCTCGCTACATACGCCCGCGACCTGCGTTTGAGCGGATGCAGGCTGACGGCATGCACCTCTCTGCCATGAGACGGATTCCAAAAATATTCTCTTTAGCTTTTTTTACCATATCTCTTAGTTCAAATATCCAATCACTAAACTAATTTTAGATATATGTTCTTAACATTTTTATAAACAAAACTAGACCACATTTGTTATATAAatattgaagatttatttatttattttatttgatcTTTGTTCTGATGCAAACAACCAAACACTAGCTATATCCAACCTGAATATACTAATGCTAACAACCAAACAAAAGTCTACGCATGTACCTAGCCAGGACATAAGGAGCTTGACTCTTTACATACTGGCCAAGCCGGACCAGTCTGCTACGATACCACAACCAATCACATAGTTAGAGACCAAATAGAAATGCCTTAAGGGGTTTTAATTGATATATGAAGGGGGGTTGATTGCTTGAACAGTTGTATAGGAAAGCATAAAAAGCTTAGTTGCCATGGAAATTATAGTTAGGAATTAGTGGTAGAAACTAGAAATAACTGATCAGTCATGTGGTTCATACATTTAAGGCGCACTAAATGTAATCTATAGTATCAGCAGTAGTTAAATAATGAAGGCACCATGAACTTCTGAACATACCTTGCTTACTTTTACTCAGCTGCTAATAGAAGAGGGTAAGTTCCATGTTTGCTAGTTCTGTTGACGTTACATTTTTTTCTTTTGtatatttctgttgcttctgatcAAATGTAAGAATTTTACATGGTATGCTAGTCAGTTTACTAGTACAATGTTCACTTATGTCTTATTTTAAGCCTATTTTTAATCGTTTTGATGCTTTTTTACAGCCGGTTCCTACAATGCAGAGGACCATTTGCTCAGAGGAGGCATCCCCTTGTTGATGCAGCAGTTGTTACTAGGATTCGGAGATGTTTAGATGAAGGGACTGAATTTCATGGTGATCTGTTAAATTTTAGAAAAGATTGTTCTCCATACATGGCCAGGCTGCAATTAACACCCATATACGGAGACGATGAAGTAATAACACACTATATGGGCATTCAGTTTTTCAATGATTCTAATGTTGACTTGGGGCCATCTTCTGGCTCTGTGACAAAGGAACTTGCAAGATCTACATGGATTGCACCTGGCAACACTGACTCACCAACTCCAGTAGGCAAGGGTAATTTGTGGGAACATTCTAGTCTCTTTCTGCTGAGTGATGAGGTAATTTGCCAGAAGATCTTGTCCAAACTGTCGCCCAGGGATATAGCATCAGTAAACTCTGTTTGCAAGCGACTTCATCACATGACAAGGAATGAAGACCTTTGGAGGATGGTTTGTCAGAATGCATGGGGCACTGAAGCTACTCGGGCCCTTGAGACTGTGGCAGgatcaagaagtttggcatggggCCGGCTAGCACGAGAGTTAACCACCCTTGAAGCTGTTGCCTGGAGGAAATTGACAGTCGGTGGTGCAGTTGAGCCATCTCGCTGCAACTTCAGTGCCTGTGCCGTAGGGAACCGTGTTGTTCTATTTGGTGGAGAGGGTGTTAACATGCAGCCGATGAATGATACATTTGTGCTGGACTTGAGTGCCAGCAAGCCAGAATGGAGGCACATCAACGTGAGCGCAGCTCCTCCTGGTCGCTGGGGCCATACCCTGTCATGCCTGAATGGATCACGGCTGATTCTGTTTGGTGGCTGTGGGGGGCAGGGTCTGCTTAATGACGTCTTCATTTTGGATCTTGATGCACAGCATCCAACTTGGCGTGAGATTCCTGGCCTTGCACCCCCTGTACCACGGTCATGGCATAGCTCCTGCACTGTTGATGGAACCAAGCTGGTGGTTTCTGGTGGATGTGCGGACTCTGGTGTTCTTCTCAGCGATACCTACCTCCTAGATGTGACAATGGAAAGACCTGTTTGGAGGGAGATACCTGCATCTTGGTCTCCACCTTCAAGGCTGGGGCACTCGCTATCTGTCTATGATGGCAGGAAAATCCTGATGTTTGGTGGCCTTGCTAAAAGTGGTCCTCTACGACTTAGATCTAGTGATGTGTTCACTCTAGATTTAAGTGAAGACAAGCCTTGCTGGCGGTGCATAACTGGCAGCAGGATGCCAGGAGCTGGTAATCCTGCTGGGGTCGGCCCACCACCTCGCCTCGACCATGTTGTCGTGAGCCTTCCTGGTGGGAGAGTTCTGATATTTGGTGGTTCTGTGGCGGGTCTTCACTCTGCTTCAAAACTTTACCTCCTGGATCCAACGGAAGATAAGCCAACCTGGAGGCTTCTGAATGTTCCAGGGCATCCTCCACGGTTCGCCTGGGGCCACAGTACTTGTGTTGTCGGAGGGACAAAGGCAATAGTTCTTGGAGGACAAACTGGAGAAGAGTGGACGCTAACTGAAATACACGAGCTTTCTCTAGCAAGCTCATTAGTCTGAAGATGGGAAGGTCCCAGCAAGCTTTCCAGCTTCCTTGAAGCAATGTCTCTGGAGACAGCTACCTGTTCATATGACTTGAGGCAGATTTTTTTTCCAACAGTGGTGTGCAAGCACAAGCACAAAAGGGTTGGTGAAGTGGACAACCAGACCTGATTACTTGTGCCATGCCTGGGAGTCAGCTGGTCTAAAAGTAGGAATAAGTTACCTCTGCTGCTGCTGTTCGTATGATCTGAAATGATGGAATAGCTGGCATCCATAAGCTAATCTCAGTTCTTATCATGTTTCAAATGGGACACTGGCATTATGTCGCTGGAGCCCCTGATGCAACAGGTACCCTGCCTTCTGGTTGCGCCTGCCTTCGGTGACAACTGATGCTGTGGTCTTCTGTTTTTTGACCCATCAACTGCTGTGAAGCTTCTTTGTTATGCTTTTGCGCCACTTCGTGCTTACTCAATTGCTGCTTTCTGGAGAAGCTGTAACACAGACACACCTGCTGTATTTAATTTTGCCTTTCGTATCACTTTGTGCTTACCTCAGCTGTTAGTGATACCTATAACATTTTCTTTTTAATCTGATTATCAAAGGATGAATTATGAATATCAACAGTTCCATCTTACCGCGACATTTATCTTACCTGGGATCAGGGTTTGGTGCTGGCAAACCAACAACAGGCGACGGCCATGTATGTGTCGTGTCTAGAGTTTCTGTTATTTGATTTTTATCGTCTTACTA is a genomic window of Zea mays cultivar B73 chromosome 5, Zm-B73-REFERENCE-NAM-5.0, whole genome shotgun sequence containing:
- the LOC103626626 gene encoding putative adagio-like protein 2 → MEWDSDSDGGDDEEEEEVRPGGGDAGPGFSLAIEGVLGACGMVVSDALEPDFPIIYVNRGFESSTGYSAEEVLGRNCRFLQCRGPFAQRRHPLVDAAVVTRIRRCLDEGTEFHGDLLNFRKDCSPYMARLQLTPIYGDDEVITHYMGIQFFNDSNVDLGPSSGSVTKELARSTWIAPGNTDSPTPVGKGNLWEHSSLFLLSDEVICQKILSKLSPRDIASVNSVCKRLHHMTRNEDLWRMVCQNAWGTEATRALETVAGSRSLAWGRLARELTTLEAVAWRKLTVGGAVEPSRCNFSACAVGNRVVLFGGEGVNMQPMNDTFVLDLSASKPEWRHINVSAAPPGRWGHTLSCLNGSRLILFGGCGGQGLLNDVFILDLDAQHPTWREIPGLAPPVPRSWHSSCTVDGTKLVVSGGCADSGVLLSDTYLLDVTMERPVWREIPASWSPPSRLGHSLSVYDGRKILMFGGLAKSGPLRLRSSDVFTLDLSEDKPCWRCITGSRMPGAGNPAGVGPPPRLDHVVVSLPGGRVLIFGGSVAGLHSASKLYLLDPTEDKPTWRLLNVPGHPPRFAWGHSTCVVGGTKAIVLGGQTGEEWTLTEIHELSLASSLV